From a region of the Nitrospira sp. genome:
- a CDS encoding redoxin domain-containing protein has product MSDVAPEIKAGDTAPDFNLKDQDQKDVKLSDYKGKKNVVLCFYPLDWSPVCHGENKCLSDDFPKFQSANAELFGVSCDSFFSHKAWADSLDLKHRLLSDVHRTTAKSYGLYFEPLNCSKRATVIVDKNGKVAYVKVQEIKTAREDKEILDALSKLN; this is encoded by the coding sequence ATGAGCGACGTGGCACCGGAAATTAAGGCGGGCGATACGGCACCGGACTTCAATCTGAAGGATCAAGACCAGAAGGACGTGAAGTTGAGCGACTACAAAGGCAAGAAGAACGTCGTGCTCTGTTTCTACCCACTGGATTGGAGTCCTGTCTGCCATGGAGAGAACAAGTGTTTGTCCGATGACTTTCCCAAGTTCCAGTCCGCCAACGCGGAGTTGTTCGGCGTCAGCTGCGACAGCTTTTTCTCCCACAAAGCCTGGGCCGACTCGTTGGACCTGAAGCACCGCCTCCTGTCTGACGTGCATCGGACGACGGCGAAGTCCTATGGTCTCTATTTCGAACCGCTGAACTGTTCCAAGCGCGCGACCGTGATCGTCGATAAGAACGGCAAGGTCGCCTACGTGAAAGTGCAGGAGATCAAGACTGCGCGCGAGGACAAGGAAATCCTTGATGCGCTCTCCAAGTTAAACTAA
- the typA gene encoding translational GTPase TypA, translated as MTTLRAPHDRRSDIRNIAIIAHVDHGKTTLVDAVLRQTHVHRKIDDMGERIMDSMDQERERGITIRAKNASVIYNGVKINIVDTPGHADFGGEVERTLRMVDGVLILVDAKEGPMPQTTFVLRKALALGHKAIVVINKIDRPDAVIDDVVNRTFDLFVHLGATDEQLDFPIVYTSAIKGIATLDVNKPGTDIIPLLDTVLEKIPAPAITVEAPLQILVLALVQDSYKGKMGIGKIQSGSIARRQNVMVLGKNGAQIPGRVSDLAVYSGLERADTEQAAAGEIVAVAGLDDVSIGDTIADADRPVALPRVSIDEPTVQMTFSVNNSPFAGREGKFLTSRHLRERLFKELETNVSLRVNETDSADRFLVAGRGELHLSVLIEQMRREGYELQVSQPEVILHREGGAVMEPYEELTIQVPETYQGTVIEEIGKRRGEMRHMRLIHSDVGTSEMHLEYHIPTRGIMGLKNVLLAKTRGTVIMHHVFAAYEPAEERDLIVAPHGSLVAFEDGSSTGYAIFMTQERGAMFIGPGVEVYRGMVVGQNSRDEDLDVNVCKEKHLSNMRASGSDEALVLTPPREMTLEFSLEYIGADELVEVTPQNLRLRKRLLNPDDRRKAKKSGK; from the coding sequence ATGACGACCTTACGCGCCCCTCATGACCGCCGGAGCGATATCCGTAACATCGCCATTATCGCCCACGTGGATCACGGCAAAACGACGCTGGTCGATGCGGTGCTCCGCCAAACGCACGTCCATCGCAAGATCGACGATATGGGCGAACGCATCATGGACTCAATGGACCAGGAACGGGAACGTGGGATCACGATCCGGGCCAAAAATGCCAGCGTCATCTACAACGGGGTGAAAATCAATATTGTCGATACTCCGGGCCATGCCGATTTCGGCGGTGAAGTGGAACGCACGCTTCGGATGGTGGACGGTGTATTGATTTTAGTCGATGCGAAAGAAGGCCCCATGCCGCAAACGACTTTCGTGTTGCGGAAAGCCTTGGCGCTTGGGCACAAAGCCATCGTGGTCATCAACAAAATTGACCGGCCGGACGCCGTCATCGACGACGTCGTCAACCGCACCTTCGACCTATTCGTTCATCTGGGAGCCACCGACGAACAACTCGATTTTCCGATCGTCTATACGTCGGCGATTAAAGGGATCGCCACACTCGATGTCAACAAGCCCGGTACCGATATCATACCGCTCCTCGATACGGTGCTGGAGAAGATTCCTGCCCCAGCCATTACCGTCGAGGCCCCGCTCCAGATTCTTGTGCTGGCCCTTGTGCAAGATTCCTACAAAGGGAAGATGGGCATCGGCAAGATCCAGTCCGGTTCCATTGCCCGCCGGCAGAATGTCATGGTCCTCGGCAAGAACGGCGCTCAGATTCCCGGAAGAGTATCCGATCTCGCGGTCTATTCAGGCCTTGAACGAGCCGACACCGAACAGGCAGCCGCCGGAGAGATCGTCGCGGTCGCCGGGCTTGATGACGTGAGCATTGGCGATACCATTGCGGATGCTGATCGTCCGGTCGCCCTCCCGCGCGTCTCCATCGATGAGCCGACGGTTCAGATGACCTTCTCGGTTAACAACAGTCCCTTCGCCGGACGTGAAGGCAAGTTCCTGACGTCACGCCACTTGCGTGAGCGACTCTTCAAGGAACTGGAGACCAACGTCTCGCTCCGAGTCAATGAGACGGACAGCGCCGATCGCTTTCTTGTGGCCGGCCGAGGCGAACTCCATCTCTCCGTGTTGATCGAACAGATGCGACGGGAGGGGTACGAGCTTCAAGTGTCGCAACCGGAGGTCATTCTCCACCGTGAGGGCGGGGCCGTCATGGAACCGTACGAAGAACTGACCATCCAAGTGCCGGAAACCTATCAGGGCACGGTGATCGAGGAGATCGGGAAACGCCGAGGCGAAATGCGGCACATGCGGCTCATTCATTCCGATGTGGGCACCAGTGAAATGCATCTGGAATACCACATCCCGACCCGGGGCATCATGGGGCTCAAGAACGTGCTGCTTGCAAAAACCCGGGGGACCGTCATCATGCACCACGTGTTTGCGGCGTATGAACCGGCGGAAGAGAGGGATCTGATCGTGGCACCGCATGGCTCACTGGTCGCCTTCGAAGATGGATCCAGTACGGGCTATGCCATCTTCATGACTCAGGAACGCGGTGCCATGTTCATCGGACCAGGAGTAGAGGTCTACCGGGGAATGGTCGTGGGCCAAAACAGCCGTGACGAAGACCTCGATGTGAATGTGTGCAAGGAGAAGCATCTGAGCAATATGCGAGCATCCGGCTCCGACGAAGCCCTGGTCCTCACCCCGCCACGCGAAATGACGCTGGAGTTCTCCTTAGAGTACATCGGAGCGGATGAGCTGGTCGAAGTGACCCCGCAGAACCTGCGCTTGCGAAAGCGCCTGTTGAATCCGGATGATCGCCGCAAGGCGAAAAAATCCGGGAAATGA
- a CDS encoding PBP1A family penicillin-binding protein has product MPDDGRFVERALQRPRPRRRWPIVLISLVAIVIVGATSVAGVIWHFAQDLPSLDLLQNYQPSLVTTVYSDDRRPIGQFFIERRILTPLPEIPKALTQAVIATEDARFFEHPGLDAIGMLRAAWTNIRHGGKKVEGASTITQQLARSLFLSSERSYERKIRELILAYKMEVVSGKEQILETYLNQIYFGQGAYGVASAAQSYFGKDIRTLTLAESAFLAGLPKSPSRFSPFTAYELAKKRQEHVLSRMEEVGFITAAERETAAQEKLNFHRPGSEHLAPYFVEYVRQLLVAKYGESMVYKGGLQIYTTLNLEMQKAAETAFLSGIRELDKREGWRGSRRTVDLATFQPSQQASSDQPLKSGSLGEGVVLRVAKDHYVVQVGAFTAKLAFDDMAWAKRILKGPDPTVDFVVNPNLKQLLKPGDVIEIAIKKITKEGILLTLEQTPIVEGGLIAIDPKVGAIRAMVGGYDFSRSEYNRAVQAHRQPGSAFKPLIYATAMSQGLSPATQILDAPVVYEQEEDDKIWKPENYGRKFHGMVSLRDALAHSHNLATVRLLDKVGVKNVIEFSRSVGVTSPLPADLSLGLGSSSVGLMELTSVYGVFLNQGSRVEPFAVKLVKDNTGNTLEVVESDPHEVIAKETAYLITNMMEDVVQKGTGQAAKVLDRPIAGKTGTTNDYINAWFIGGTPNLVTGVYVGFDDRRSLGESETGARSALPIWIAFMKEALKQLPVVPFEIPDGVTFVKVDSSTGLLESEQEGEGQKGTVELFAKGSEPTQAAPRRLDPTDFYKLDQIPEGQPAGEGGF; this is encoded by the coding sequence ATGCCGGACGACGGTCGATTCGTAGAGAGAGCTTTGCAACGGCCACGCCCTCGGCGCCGGTGGCCGATTGTCTTGATCAGTTTGGTGGCCATCGTCATCGTCGGCGCGACATCGGTCGCGGGAGTCATTTGGCATTTTGCGCAAGATCTGCCTTCGCTCGACCTGCTCCAAAACTATCAACCCAGTCTGGTCACGACCGTCTACTCGGATGATCGCCGACCAATCGGCCAATTCTTCATCGAACGCCGCATTCTGACTCCTCTTCCTGAGATTCCCAAAGCGCTGACGCAAGCGGTGATCGCGACGGAAGACGCGCGGTTTTTCGAACATCCGGGGTTGGATGCGATCGGAATGCTGCGGGCGGCTTGGACGAACATTCGGCATGGCGGCAAGAAAGTCGAAGGCGCGAGCACGATCACCCAACAGTTGGCCCGTTCGCTGTTTCTTTCGTCCGAGCGGTCCTATGAACGCAAGATTCGCGAGCTGATTCTCGCCTACAAAATGGAGGTGGTCTCCGGCAAGGAACAGATTCTCGAAACCTACTTGAACCAGATCTACTTCGGACAGGGAGCCTACGGGGTAGCCTCGGCCGCTCAATCCTATTTCGGGAAAGACATCAGAACACTGACCCTGGCGGAATCCGCATTCTTGGCCGGACTGCCGAAGTCTCCCAGCCGGTTTTCCCCTTTCACCGCTTATGAGCTGGCGAAAAAGCGGCAAGAGCATGTTCTAAGCCGCATGGAAGAGGTCGGGTTTATTACTGCAGCTGAGCGGGAAACGGCCGCGCAAGAGAAATTGAATTTCCATCGACCTGGGAGCGAGCATCTTGCACCGTACTTCGTCGAATATGTTCGCCAATTGCTCGTCGCAAAGTACGGTGAGTCGATGGTGTACAAGGGCGGCCTCCAAATCTACACGACCTTGAATTTGGAGATGCAAAAGGCGGCGGAAACAGCGTTCTTGTCCGGGATTCGTGAGCTCGACAAACGTGAGGGGTGGCGAGGATCTCGACGAACCGTAGACTTGGCGACTTTTCAGCCTTCCCAGCAGGCGTCGTCGGATCAACCGCTGAAGTCCGGGAGTTTGGGCGAGGGAGTCGTCTTGAGGGTGGCAAAGGATCACTATGTGGTTCAGGTCGGGGCATTTACCGCGAAGCTGGCGTTCGACGACATGGCGTGGGCGAAGCGGATTCTTAAGGGACCAGATCCCACCGTCGACTTCGTCGTCAATCCGAATCTGAAGCAACTCCTGAAGCCGGGAGATGTCATAGAGATCGCGATCAAAAAAATCACGAAGGAGGGCATCCTCCTCACTCTGGAGCAGACACCCATTGTCGAAGGCGGCTTGATTGCGATCGATCCGAAAGTAGGCGCAATACGGGCGATGGTCGGAGGCTATGATTTCTCCCGCAGCGAGTACAATCGTGCAGTCCAGGCGCATCGGCAACCCGGATCGGCGTTTAAGCCGCTCATTTATGCCACGGCGATGAGCCAGGGGTTGAGTCCGGCGACCCAGATTCTTGACGCCCCGGTCGTGTATGAGCAGGAAGAGGACGACAAAATTTGGAAGCCTGAAAACTACGGGCGAAAGTTTCACGGCATGGTGAGTCTTCGGGATGCGTTGGCCCACTCGCACAACCTTGCGACCGTTCGGTTGTTGGACAAGGTCGGAGTGAAGAACGTGATCGAATTCTCGAGATCAGTCGGAGTGACAAGTCCGCTCCCTGCCGATCTGTCCCTAGGGCTTGGTTCATCTTCGGTCGGTTTGATGGAGTTGACCTCGGTCTATGGCGTATTTTTGAATCAGGGAAGTCGAGTGGAGCCTTTTGCCGTCAAATTAGTAAAAGATAATACCGGCAACACACTCGAGGTGGTCGAATCCGACCCCCATGAAGTCATTGCCAAAGAGACCGCCTACCTGATCACCAACATGATGGAAGATGTCGTGCAGAAGGGAACCGGGCAGGCCGCAAAAGTTCTGGATCGTCCGATCGCGGGGAAAACCGGCACGACGAACGACTACATCAATGCCTGGTTCATCGGCGGCACACCGAACTTGGTCACCGGTGTGTATGTCGGGTTCGACGACCGTCGTTCGCTCGGGGAAAGCGAAACGGGCGCTCGTTCGGCCTTGCCGATCTGGATCGCCTTCATGAAAGAAGCCCTCAAACAGCTTCCCGTTGTGCCGTTCGAAATCCCGGACGGTGTGACCTTTGTAAAGGTTGATTCCTCGACGGGACTTCTGGAGTCGGAACAGGAAGGAGAAGGTCAAAAAGGAACGGTGGAACTCTTTGCGAAAGGCAGTGAGCCCACCCAAGCGGCTCCACGTCGATTGGATCCCACGGATTTTTATAAACTTGATCAGATTCCAGAGGGACAACCGGCGGGAGAGGGCGGTTTCTAG
- the iscX gene encoding Fe-S cluster assembly protein IscX, with amino-acid sequence MDLKWQDVQDIAIRLVEEHPETDPLTVRFTDMHAWIVALPEFKDDPKKSNEKILEAIQMAWHEEYQDSKS; translated from the coding sequence ATGGATCTCAAGTGGCAAGACGTACAAGATATCGCCATACGGCTGGTGGAAGAACATCCCGAGACGGACCCACTGACCGTGCGCTTCACGGACATGCACGCCTGGATTGTGGCCCTGCCGGAATTTAAGGACGACCCGAAGAAGTCGAACGAGAAAATCTTAGAAGCGATTCAAATGGCCTGGCATGAGGAATATCAGGATTCGAAGTCGTAG
- the dnaK gene encoding molecular chaperone DnaK, with protein sequence MARIVGIDLGTTNSLIAYMKDGQPCVVPDRHGRTMVPSVVALTDNGLIVGDPAKEHLTRSPERTVYSVKRFMGKGLADVQNELAYFPYNLTETGGVIRIRLGQKSYSPPQISAMILKELKLRAEAYLNESITKTVITVPAYFNDSQRQATKDAGLIAGLEVLRIINEPTAASLAYGLQERTQGTIAVYDFGGGTFDISILKLKDGIFEVLATNGDTHLGGDDLDRLLVDLFVVEIQNRHGIDVGNHPDHMQAIRLEAERAKVRLSDELKTDVTIELPEDKGRFTRELTRDQLESLAMSVIERTLAPCRMALKDAGLAPKDIDEVVLVGGSTRMPLVRQRVEALFGKPPHYHLNPDEVVALGAAVQADILSGGTTDMLLLDVTPLSLGIETMGGVMSSLIRRNTTIPASAKEMFTTYVDGQTGVDIHILQGERELVKDNRSLARFRLKVPPLPAGVPRIEVTFLIDANGILNVTAKDMRTGQSQSIDVKPSYGLSDTEVERMIEDSFKFAAEDVNARKLIEARLDAEALMKTTEKSLVDAGHLIAPEEADGIRAALSQLSSAKDGPDPRAVRAHMAALEQAAKRLNVVMLDDSLKKSLQGKKVSEVS encoded by the coding sequence ATGGCACGTATAGTCGGCATTGACCTCGGTACTACGAATTCATTGATCGCCTATATGAAGGATGGCCAGCCCTGCGTCGTTCCCGACCGGCACGGTCGGACGATGGTGCCTTCGGTCGTCGCCTTGACTGACAATGGCTTGATTGTTGGAGATCCTGCGAAAGAACATCTGACACGAAGCCCGGAGCGGACGGTCTACTCCGTGAAGCGATTCATGGGCAAGGGATTGGCCGATGTTCAGAACGAGCTGGCTTATTTTCCCTACAATCTGACCGAGACCGGCGGTGTCATTCGGATCCGTCTCGGCCAGAAGAGCTATTCACCGCCGCAGATCTCCGCCATGATCCTCAAAGAATTGAAGCTGCGTGCAGAGGCCTATCTCAACGAAAGCATCACGAAAACCGTCATCACCGTTCCGGCCTATTTCAACGACAGCCAGCGACAGGCGACGAAAGACGCCGGCCTCATTGCCGGGCTGGAGGTGTTGCGCATCATCAATGAGCCGACCGCCGCTTCTCTGGCCTATGGGCTTCAGGAAAGAACGCAAGGCACGATCGCGGTCTATGATTTCGGCGGCGGCACGTTCGACATATCGATCTTAAAGTTGAAAGACGGGATTTTTGAGGTCTTGGCAACCAACGGTGACACACACCTCGGCGGAGACGATCTCGATCGTCTGCTGGTCGATCTTTTCGTCGTAGAGATCCAAAACCGGCACGGAATCGACGTCGGCAACCACCCCGATCACATGCAGGCGATTCGGTTGGAGGCGGAGCGGGCCAAGGTCCGCTTGTCCGATGAGCTGAAGACCGACGTCACGATTGAGCTACCGGAAGACAAGGGACGTTTCACCAGGGAGCTGACACGTGATCAGCTCGAATCCCTGGCGATGAGTGTCATCGAACGCACATTGGCTCCCTGTCGTATGGCGTTAAAGGATGCCGGGCTTGCACCCAAAGATATCGACGAAGTCGTATTGGTGGGGGGCTCGACCCGTATGCCGCTGGTTCGGCAACGTGTGGAAGCGCTGTTCGGAAAGCCGCCGCATTACCACTTGAATCCGGACGAAGTCGTCGCACTTGGGGCGGCCGTTCAAGCCGATATTCTGAGCGGCGGGACGACAGACATGTTGCTGTTGGACGTAACGCCCTTGTCTCTCGGCATCGAAACGATGGGCGGGGTCATGAGCAGCTTGATCCGCCGGAACACGACCATTCCGGCGAGCGCCAAAGAAATGTTCACGACTTACGTCGACGGTCAGACCGGAGTGGACATCCATATTCTGCAGGGCGAGCGCGAACTCGTCAAAGATAATCGGAGCCTCGCGCGATTTCGCCTTAAAGTGCCGCCCCTCCCTGCAGGGGTGCCTCGCATCGAAGTGACCTTTTTGATCGATGCTAACGGAATCTTGAACGTGACGGCGAAAGACATGCGAACAGGCCAAAGTCAGTCGATCGACGTCAAGCCATCGTACGGACTCTCGGACACGGAAGTTGAGCGGATGATCGAGGACTCGTTCAAGTTTGCCGCGGAGGATGTCAACGCCCGGAAGCTGATCGAAGCTCGACTGGACGCTGAAGCGTTGATGAAAACGACCGAGAAATCGCTCGTCGACGCGGGCCACCTGATCGCGCCGGAAGAAGCTGATGGCATACGTGCGGCACTCTCTCAGTTGTCTAGCGCGAAGGACGGCCCCGATCCTCGCGCCGTCCGTGCACACATGGCAGCGCTCGAGCAGGCCGCAAAGCGCTTGAACGTCGTGATGCTGGACGATTCTCTCAAGAAAAGTCTGCAAGGAAAGAAAGTCTCCGAGGTGTCATAG
- the hscB gene encoding Fe-S protein assembly co-chaperone HscB — MAHAPCPFLLMDNNQPSTHPDTRRQLQMARSMCWHCQSEMSGEYFCERCVKVQPVSKDTDYFSCLGVPRRLSLDPQQLEAKFYELSRAFHPDFYQTKSPTEQTISLSNAAVLNTAYRTLRDPIQRAEYLLGLEAGSVKDIRTSPPADLFEEILELQDTLEEYRASDRDSDNSHRLRTALQTEQQALEQRKEEMACQLRQLFTDWDALQDRGEATSQARAERDRILKQMRDLLSHRTYVNNIVNDLAATIE, encoded by the coding sequence ATGGCTCATGCGCCATGCCCGTTTTTACTCATGGATAACAATCAACCATCGACCCATCCCGATACCCGTCGCCAGCTGCAGATGGCACGGAGCATGTGCTGGCATTGCCAATCCGAGATGTCGGGAGAATACTTCTGTGAACGGTGTGTAAAGGTCCAGCCCGTTTCGAAGGACACCGACTACTTTAGTTGTTTGGGGGTTCCACGGCGTCTCTCGCTGGATCCACAGCAGCTGGAAGCCAAATTCTACGAATTGAGCCGGGCCTTTCATCCGGATTTTTACCAGACCAAGAGTCCGACGGAGCAGACGATCAGCCTCAGCAACGCTGCCGTTCTGAATACGGCTTATCGCACACTCCGTGACCCTATTCAGCGCGCTGAGTATCTCTTGGGTCTTGAAGCCGGCTCGGTCAAAGACATTCGAACCTCTCCTCCTGCCGATCTCTTCGAAGAAATCCTGGAATTGCAGGACACCCTGGAAGAATACCGGGCATCGGATCGCGACTCCGATAATAGCCATCGTCTCCGCACCGCGCTCCAAACAGAACAACAGGCATTAGAGCAACGCAAGGAGGAAATGGCGTGTCAACTTCGGCAGCTGTTTACGGACTGGGATGCGCTGCAGGACCGTGGAGAAGCCACAAGCCAGGCGAGAGCTGAGCGGGACCGAATCTTGAAGCAGATGCGTGATCTGCTCTCGCATCGGACGTACGTCAACAATATCGTCAACGACCTGGCTGCAACCATCGAGTAG
- a CDS encoding iron-sulfur cluster assembly accessory protein, translating to MDTTNVETQAPIISLTDAALKEVKRLINVQGIEEGGLRLGVKGGGCSGLSYTINFDEKIGQYDQVYEFDGVKVIVDAKSAIYLQGTQLDYQKDLMGGNFKFINPNANKTCGCGESFSA from the coding sequence ATGGACACCACGAACGTAGAGACTCAGGCTCCGATCATCTCGCTCACCGATGCGGCCTTGAAAGAAGTCAAGCGACTGATCAATGTGCAAGGGATCGAGGAAGGTGGACTTCGCCTGGGTGTCAAAGGTGGCGGCTGTTCGGGCTTGAGTTACACGATCAATTTTGACGAAAAGATCGGACAGTACGACCAAGTCTATGAGTTCGACGGTGTCAAAGTGATCGTCGACGCCAAGAGCGCTATCTATCTCCAGGGCACCCAATTGGACTACCAAAAAGATCTCATGGGCGGGAACTTCAAGTTTATCAATCCGAACGCCAACAAAACCTGCGGCTGCGGAGAATCGTTCTCAGCTTGA
- the iscU gene encoding Fe-S cluster assembly scaffold IscU codes for MSYSDKVVDHFNNPRNMGSFKKDEEGVGTGMVGAPECGDVMKLQIKVQNDTIVDAKFKTFGCGSAIASSSLATEWLKGKTIDEAQKIKNTDIVQELNLPPVKIHCSVLAEDAIKAALADYQKKTDAQPTGTK; via the coding sequence ATGTCCTACAGCGATAAAGTCGTCGATCATTTCAACAACCCTCGGAACATGGGAAGCTTTAAGAAGGACGAAGAAGGCGTGGGCACCGGTATGGTGGGGGCCCCGGAGTGCGGGGACGTCATGAAGCTGCAGATCAAGGTGCAAAACGATACGATCGTCGATGCGAAGTTCAAGACCTTCGGTTGCGGCTCGGCGATCGCCAGTTCCAGCTTGGCCACCGAATGGCTCAAGGGGAAAACGATCGATGAAGCCCAGAAAATCAAGAATACGGATATTGTGCAGGAGCTGAATCTTCCGCCCGTGAAAATTCACTGCTCGGTCCTGGCGGAAGATGCGATCAAAGCCGCGTTGGCCGATTATCAGAAGAAGACTGACGCGCAGCCGACCGGCACCAAGTAA
- a CDS encoding IscS subfamily cysteine desulfurase, producing the protein MKFPIFLDNHSTTPMDPRVLEAMLPYFTEKFGNAASRNHAFGWAAEEAVEQGRKQIARLIKADSKEIVFTSGATESDNLALKGVLEMYKEKGTHIITATTEHRAVLDTAKSLEAKGLATATYLPVDKNGMVNPQDIEKAITDKTILISVMLANNEIGTINPIQEIGKIAKARGILFHCDATQGVGKIPVDVQAMGIDLMSFSAHKIYGPKGIGALYVRKRNPRVRIAAQMDGGGHERGMRSGTLAVPLIVGFGKACEVCEQEMTSEAARLSKMRDRLQADIMAALEDSYLNGHPTNRLPGNLNISFAYVEGESLLMGMKDIALSSGSACTSATLEPSYVLRALGVGTELAHSSIRFGLGRFNTDDEIDYTIKKVIEVVTKLREMSPLYEMAKEGVDLKSVQWAAH; encoded by the coding sequence ATGAAGTTTCCTATTTTCCTCGATAATCATTCCACCACTCCCATGGATCCCCGAGTCCTGGAAGCCATGCTGCCGTATTTTACCGAGAAGTTCGGCAATGCCGCCAGCCGTAATCACGCTTTTGGCTGGGCAGCGGAAGAAGCCGTGGAACAGGGCCGCAAACAGATTGCGCGGCTCATCAAGGCCGACTCAAAAGAAATCGTCTTCACCAGCGGGGCCACTGAATCGGACAATCTGGCGTTGAAGGGTGTCTTGGAGATGTACAAGGAAAAGGGCACCCATATCATCACCGCGACCACGGAACATCGGGCTGTACTCGACACGGCCAAGTCCCTGGAGGCCAAGGGGCTGGCAACCGCAACCTATCTACCGGTCGACAAGAACGGCATGGTCAATCCGCAAGACATCGAAAAGGCCATTACTGATAAGACGATCCTGATCTCGGTCATGCTCGCCAATAACGAGATCGGCACGATCAATCCCATCCAGGAAATCGGCAAGATCGCGAAAGCGAGGGGAATTCTGTTTCATTGCGATGCGACACAGGGCGTCGGCAAAATTCCCGTCGATGTACAAGCCATGGGCATTGATCTCATGTCGTTCTCAGCCCACAAGATTTATGGCCCGAAGGGAATCGGTGCGCTCTACGTCAGAAAGCGGAATCCCCGCGTACGGATCGCGGCCCAGATGGACGGAGGGGGACATGAGCGCGGTATGCGGTCCGGTACTTTAGCGGTACCGCTGATCGTCGGATTCGGAAAGGCCTGTGAAGTCTGCGAACAAGAGATGACATCGGAAGCGGCCAGGTTGTCTAAAATGCGCGACCGCCTTCAGGCCGACATCATGGCGGCCCTCGAAGACAGTTATCTCAACGGCCATCCGACGAACCGTTTGCCGGGCAACCTCAACATTTCGTTCGCCTACGTCGAAGGGGAGTCGCTGCTCATGGGCATGAAGGACATCGCACTCTCGTCCGGTTCGGCTTGCACGTCGGCCACACTGGAACCTTCCTATGTCTTGCGCGCACTCGGCGTCGGAACCGAGCTCGCTCACTCCTCAATCCGCTTCGGTTTGGGCCGCTTCAATACGGATGACGAGATTGACTATACGATCAAGAAGGTTATTGAGGTAGTGACCAAGTTGCGGGAAATGTCCCCGCTCTATGAAATGGCAAAAGAAGGTGTGGATCTGAAATCCGTCCAGTGGGCGGCGCATTAA
- a CDS encoding Rrf2 family transcriptional regulator has protein sequence MLKISKKADYALMALQHIASVQFGDITPGRVVNTKEIAEEYNIPLELLAKVLQVLSKNGMIESHNGPKGGYLLARNAGQITIAQILESIEGPLGITDCSHEKEGEFCMQREHCNIRTPLLKIQGSIYQLLNNMTLEDMMGGTPLITIQSPSAQGVER, from the coding sequence ATGTTAAAGATTTCAAAAAAAGCTGATTACGCACTCATGGCGCTCCAACACATCGCTTCGGTGCAATTCGGGGATATTACTCCGGGCAGAGTTGTGAATACGAAAGAGATCGCCGAGGAATACAACATTCCGTTGGAATTGTTGGCGAAGGTCCTCCAAGTCCTCTCAAAGAACGGCATGATCGAAAGTCACAACGGCCCGAAGGGTGGCTACCTTCTGGCACGCAATGCCGGACAAATCACGATCGCGCAGATTCTCGAAAGCATCGAAGGCCCTCTGGGCATCACCGACTGCTCGCATGAGAAAGAGGGCGAATTCTGTATGCAGCGCGAGCACTGCAACATCCGCACACCGTTGCTGAAGATCCAAGGCAGCATCTACCAGTTACTGAACAATATGACGTTGGAAGACATGATGGGCGGCACACCCCTGATCACGATCCAGTCTCCCTCAGCACAAGGAGTTGAACGATGA
- a CDS encoding 2Fe-2S iron-sulfur cluster binding domain-containing protein — MGGTNPYIEKADYELPKVSYTITFIQPNGTSTTVAVDPEKIPYGATGLPGSVLDIAMGHGIDLEHVCGGVCACSTCHVMVKQGLETCNEGTDDEYDQLDEAPMTTLQSRLGCQCVPNGTKDIVVEIPAVNKNLVREGH, encoded by the coding sequence ATGGGCGGGACGAACCCGTATATTGAGAAGGCTGATTACGAACTTCCCAAAGTCTCCTATACCATCACATTTATTCAGCCGAATGGAACCTCGACCACCGTTGCTGTCGATCCTGAAAAAATCCCCTACGGCGCCACCGGGTTACCGGGGAGCGTTTTAGATATTGCGATGGGGCACGGGATTGATTTGGAACATGTATGTGGCGGGGTGTGTGCCTGCTCGACCTGTCATGTCATGGTGAAGCAGGGGCTGGAAACCTGCAACGAGGGCACGGACGATGAGTATGATCAGTTGGATGAAGCTCCCATGACGACATTACAGTCTCGTCTGGGATGCCAATGTGTGCCGAACGGAACGAAGGATATCGTCGTTGAAATTCCAGCCGTCAATAAGAATCTCGTCAGAGAAGGACACTGA